The Xanthobacter flavus genome includes a window with the following:
- the paaI gene encoding hydroxyphenylacetyl-CoA thioesterase PaaI: protein MWATDHASQGLGMEIVSVGPGTATLAMTLTERMCNGFGMGHGGFIFALADSAFAFACNTYDERTVAQHCSVTYLRPGTLGKRLVARAREVSRGGRSGIYDVEVSQDDVVIAQFRGHSRTIGGRITQTESGGTDAPASNKS from the coding sequence ATGTGGGCGACCGACCATGCGAGCCAGGGGCTCGGCATGGAGATCGTTAGCGTCGGTCCCGGCACCGCCACCCTCGCCATGACGCTGACCGAGCGCATGTGCAACGGCTTCGGCATGGGCCATGGCGGCTTCATCTTCGCTTTGGCCGACAGCGCCTTCGCCTTCGCCTGCAACACCTATGACGAGCGCACCGTCGCCCAGCACTGCTCGGTGACGTATCTGCGCCCCGGTACCCTCGGCAAGCGCCTCGTGGCGCGGGCACGCGAGGTGAGCCGCGGCGGACGCTCGGGCATTTACGATGTCGAGGTTTCGCAGGACGATGTGGTGATCGCCCAGTTCCGCGGCCATTCCCGCACCATCGGCGGGCGCATCACGCAGACGGAATCGGGGGGCACGGACGCTCCCGCAAGCAATAAATCCTGA
- the paaK gene encoding phenylacetate--CoA ligase PaaK: MALPALSPGRSIEGGLDAAERASRDEIMSLQRERLAWSLRHAYENVPFYRQAFDKAGVHPSDLRDLSDLAKFPFTVKTDLRDHYPFGLFAVPKEKLVRVHGSSGTTGKPIVVGYTKADIDMWADVMARSIRAAGVRPGMMVHVAYGYGLFTGGLGAHYGVERLGCTVVPMSGGMTERQVQLIHDFKPDAIMVTPSYMLALMDGFAKAGLDPRETSLKFGIFGAEPWTNAMRQEIERDFNLDATDIYGLSEVIGPGVAQECVETKDGLHIWEDHFYPEVIDPLTGEVLPDGSKGELVFTSLTKEAFPIIRYRTRDLTRLLPGTARPGMRRMEKVTGRSDDMIILRGVNVFPTQIEEILLAVEACSGHYQIELTRDGRMDEMTVHAEIREEVYGEVDVDATGKRILKRIKDTIGITTRISMHEPGGIERTATGKAKRIVDRRPKE; encoded by the coding sequence ATGGCTCTGCCGGCACTGTCCCCGGGCCGTTCCATCGAGGGCGGCCTCGATGCCGCCGAGCGCGCCTCGCGCGACGAGATCATGTCCCTGCAGCGCGAGCGCCTCGCCTGGTCGCTGCGCCACGCCTACGAGAACGTGCCGTTCTACCGGCAGGCCTTCGACAAGGCCGGCGTCCACCCGTCCGACCTGCGCGACCTCTCGGACCTCGCCAAATTCCCCTTCACGGTGAAGACGGACCTGCGCGACCACTATCCCTTCGGCCTGTTCGCCGTGCCGAAGGAGAAGCTGGTGCGCGTGCACGGCTCCTCCGGCACCACCGGCAAGCCCATCGTGGTGGGCTACACCAAGGCCGACATCGACATGTGGGCCGACGTGATGGCCCGCTCCATCCGCGCGGCCGGCGTGCGGCCGGGCATGATGGTGCATGTGGCCTATGGCTACGGCCTGTTCACCGGGGGTCTCGGCGCCCATTACGGCGTGGAGCGGCTGGGCTGCACGGTGGTCCCCATGTCCGGCGGCATGACCGAGCGCCAGGTCCAGCTCATCCACGACTTCAAGCCCGACGCCATCATGGTGACGCCGAGCTACATGCTCGCCCTCATGGACGGCTTCGCCAAGGCCGGGCTCGACCCGCGCGAGACCTCGCTCAAGTTTGGCATCTTCGGGGCCGAGCCGTGGACCAATGCCATGCGGCAGGAGATCGAGCGCGACTTCAACCTCGACGCCACCGACATCTACGGCCTCTCGGAAGTCATCGGCCCCGGCGTCGCGCAGGAGTGCGTGGAGACCAAGGACGGCCTGCACATCTGGGAAGATCATTTCTACCCGGAGGTGATCGATCCCCTCACCGGAGAAGTGCTGCCCGATGGCTCGAAGGGTGAACTCGTTTTCACCTCGCTGACCAAGGAAGCCTTCCCCATCATCCGCTACCGCACCCGCGACCTCACCCGCCTGCTTCCGGGCACGGCGCGGCCGGGCATGCGGCGCATGGAGAAGGTGACGGGCCGCTCGGACGACATGATCATCCTGCGCGGCGTCAACGTCTTCCCGACGCAGATCGAGGAGATCCTGCTGGCGGTGGAGGCCTGCTCCGGCCACTACCAGATCGAGCTGACCCGCGACGGACGCATGGACGAGATGACCGTCCACGCCGAGATCCGCGAGGAGGTCTATGGCGAGGTGGACGTGGACGCCACCGGCAAGCGCATCCTCAAGCGCATCAAGGACACCATCGGTATCACCACGCGCATCTCAATGCACGAGCCGGGCGGCATCGAGCGTACCGCCACCGGCAAGGCCAAGCGCATCGTGGACCGCCGCCCCAAGGAGTGA
- a CDS encoding Phenylacetic acid catabolic protein has product MSDVIAIDDYLAQGGVLSSPDNVPPRYRGELLRLMSSFVDSQLAGSAGFAASINFAPGIKARIAASRITLEKADHAERVLGLMAAFGTDTGRYEAQHDWAARIDRDADLGTARHGADMRLSVFHYPITGWTDAVAMNVLMGLASGVQLSELSRVSYAPLAEVFREIAPREARHAELGLEGLEHIAATEVGRVGARASLAYWRPRVAATFGVAGSARYDTLRRLGLRHTPNEVLLAEWERIVSDRLAPLGLD; this is encoded by the coding sequence ATGTCCGACGTGATCGCCATCGACGATTATCTGGCCCAGGGCGGCGTTCTCTCCTCGCCCGACAACGTGCCGCCGCGCTATCGCGGCGAGCTGTTGCGGCTGATGTCCTCCTTCGTGGACAGCCAGCTCGCGGGCTCGGCGGGCTTCGCCGCCTCCATCAATTTCGCGCCCGGCATCAAGGCGCGCATCGCGGCGAGCCGCATCACGCTGGAGAAGGCGGACCATGCCGAGCGCGTCCTGGGCCTGATGGCCGCCTTCGGCACCGATACCGGCCGCTATGAGGCGCAGCACGATTGGGCGGCGCGGATCGACCGCGATGCCGATCTCGGCACCGCGCGGCATGGCGCCGACATGCGCCTCTCCGTCTTTCACTATCCCATCACGGGATGGACGGATGCCGTGGCCATGAACGTGCTCATGGGCCTGGCCTCCGGCGTGCAGCTTTCCGAATTGTCGCGGGTGTCCTACGCGCCACTGGCCGAGGTGTTCCGCGAGATCGCCCCGCGCGAGGCCCGCCATGCGGAGCTGGGGCTCGAAGGGCTGGAGCACATCGCCGCGACCGAGGTCGGGCGGGTGGGGGCGCGGGCGAGCCTTGCCTACTGGCGGCCGCGCGTCGCCGCCACGTTCGGCGTGGCCGGCTCCGCCCGCTACGACACGCTCCGCCGCCTCGGCCTGCGCCACACGCCCAACGAGGTGCTGCTGGCGGAGTGGGAGCGCATCGTCTCCGACCGCCTCGCGCCCCTCGGCCTCGACTGA
- the paaE gene encoding 1,2-phenylacetyl-CoA epoxidase subunit PaaE, giving the protein MARFHSLEVVDVRRETRDAVVVTLKPRPEDAEAFDFTQGQYLTFRRDFDGEELRRSYSICAGKDEGCLKVGIKRVEGGAFSTWANENLAPGDMLEAMPPMGKFFVPLAPELDRHYLGFAGGSGITPLLSIIKTVLAREPRSRFTLVYANRQISSIMFREELEDLKNLYLGRLSVLHVLESEAQEIDLFTGRVDAEKMEGLFRHWIDAKSVDTAFICGPEPMMLAIAAALREHGLSDAQIKFELFASGQPGRAKAKAVSANVAANGAGTTATVTLDGATRTFHMPREGQSLLDAALAASLDAPYACKAGVCSTCRAKVVEGEVEMAVNHALEDYEVRAGYVLTCQCFPLTEKLVVTYDE; this is encoded by the coding sequence ATGGCACGGTTTCATTCCCTGGAGGTCGTCGACGTGCGGCGCGAGACGCGCGATGCCGTCGTCGTCACCCTCAAGCCTCGCCCCGAGGACGCCGAGGCGTTCGACTTCACGCAGGGCCAGTATCTCACCTTCCGCCGCGACTTCGACGGAGAGGAGCTGCGCCGAAGCTATTCCATCTGCGCCGGCAAGGATGAGGGCTGCCTGAAGGTTGGCATCAAGAGGGTGGAGGGTGGCGCCTTCTCCACCTGGGCCAACGAGAACCTGGCCCCCGGCGACATGCTCGAAGCCATGCCGCCCATGGGCAAATTCTTCGTGCCGCTCGCTCCGGAGCTGGACCGCCACTATCTCGGCTTCGCCGGTGGCTCGGGCATCACGCCGCTTCTGTCCATCATCAAGACGGTGCTGGCGCGCGAGCCCAGGTCCCGTTTCACCCTCGTCTATGCCAACCGGCAGATCAGCTCCATCATGTTCCGCGAGGAGCTGGAGGACCTGAAGAACCTCTATCTCGGCCGCCTCTCGGTGCTGCACGTGCTGGAGAGCGAGGCGCAGGAGATCGACCTGTTCACCGGCCGCGTCGACGCCGAGAAGATGGAAGGTCTTTTCAGGCACTGGATCGACGCGAAGTCGGTGGACACCGCCTTCATCTGCGGCCCCGAGCCCATGATGCTGGCCATCGCCGCCGCGTTGCGCGAACACGGGCTGAGTGACGCGCAGATCAAGTTCGAGCTGTTCGCCTCCGGCCAGCCGGGCCGGGCGAAGGCCAAGGCGGTGTCCGCGAACGTCGCCGCCAACGGCGCCGGCACCACCGCGACCGTAACGCTGGACGGCGCAACCCGCACCTTCCACATGCCGCGTGAGGGCCAGAGCCTGCTCGACGCCGCGCTCGCCGCCAGTCTCGATGCGCCCTACGCCTGCAAGGCGGGCGTGTGCTCCACCTGCCGCGCCAAGGTGGTGGAGGGCGAGGTGGAAATGGCGGTCAACCATGCGCTGGAGGATTACGAGGTGCGCGCCGGCTACGTGCTCACCTGCCAGTGCTTCCCGCTCACCGAAAAACTCGTCGTCACCTACGACGAGTGA
- the paaD gene encoding 1,2-phenylacetyl-CoA epoxidase subunit PaaD produces MATATLPSLDEVWHWLSQVPDPEIPVLSLVDLGIVREVAWDDDTLIVTVTPTYSGCPATGIINLDIARELNARGVAKVRLERRLSPPWTTDWMSAEGREKLRAYGIAPPVDDTAADGRSLALARRLTSGSNLTVACPRCGSTQTEKVSQFGSTACKASYRCRACLEPFDYFKCI; encoded by the coding sequence ATGGCGACCGCCACCTTGCCGTCCCTTGACGAGGTCTGGCACTGGCTGTCGCAGGTGCCGGACCCGGAAATCCCGGTGCTCTCGCTGGTCGATCTCGGCATCGTCCGCGAAGTGGCGTGGGACGACGACACCCTCATCGTCACCGTCACGCCCACTTATTCCGGTTGCCCTGCGACGGGCATCATCAATCTCGACATCGCGCGCGAGCTGAACGCGCGCGGCGTCGCCAAGGTGCGGCTGGAGCGTCGGCTCTCGCCGCCCTGGACCACCGATTGGATGAGCGCCGAGGGCCGCGAGAAGCTCCGCGCCTACGGCATTGCGCCGCCGGTGGACGACACAGCCGCGGATGGCCGCTCGCTGGCGCTCGCGCGCCGGCTCACCTCCGGCTCCAACCTCACGGTCGCCTGTCCGCGCTGTGGCTCGACGCAGACGGAGAAGGTGAGCCAGTTCGGCTCCACCGCCTGCAAGGCCAGCTACCGCTGCCGCGCGTGCCTGGAGCCGTTCGACTACTTCAAGTGCATCTGA
- the paaC gene encoding 1,2-phenylacetyl-CoA epoxidase subunit PaaC gives MASAEIAVDRAALFEFLTRMGDNTLILGHRVSEWCGHAPVLEEDIALANTALDLIGQTQLWLGLAGEVEGKGRNADALAFLRDAAAFRNCLLVERPNGDFGQTLMRQFLFDAWHHVMLTALTKSADPRVAEIAAKAVKEAAYHLERSSDLVIRLGDGTDESHKRMQRALDDLWSYAGELFVSDDTDRLVAEAGIAPDPASLKPEWEAIVSEVLREATLKAPTSSYVHKGGRRGVHTEHLGFILADMQFLQRAYPGATW, from the coding sequence ATGGCCAGCGCCGAGATCGCGGTCGATCGCGCCGCCCTCTTCGAGTTTCTCACCCGGATGGGGGACAATACTCTCATCCTCGGCCATCGCGTATCCGAATGGTGCGGCCACGCGCCGGTGCTGGAAGAGGACATCGCCCTCGCCAACACCGCGCTGGACCTCATCGGCCAGACCCAGCTCTGGCTCGGCCTCGCCGGCGAGGTGGAGGGCAAGGGCCGCAATGCCGATGCGCTCGCCTTCCTGCGCGACGCCGCGGCCTTCCGCAATTGCCTGCTGGTGGAGCGCCCCAACGGCGACTTCGGCCAGACGCTGATGCGCCAGTTCCTGTTTGATGCGTGGCACCACGTGATGCTGACGGCGCTGACCAAATCGGCGGACCCGCGCGTCGCGGAGATCGCCGCCAAGGCGGTGAAGGAGGCGGCCTATCACCTGGAGCGCTCCAGCGACCTCGTGATCCGCCTCGGCGACGGCACGGACGAGAGCCACAAGCGGATGCAGCGCGCCCTCGACGATCTCTGGTCCTATGCTGGCGAGCTGTTCGTCTCGGACGACACCGACCGGCTCGTCGCGGAAGCCGGCATCGCGCCCGATCCGGCAAGCCTCAAGCCGGAGTGGGAGGCCATCGTCTCCGAGGTGCTGCGCGAGGCGACGCTGAAGGCGCCGACCTCATCTTACGTCCACAAAGGCGGCCGGCGCGGCGTGCACACCGAGCATCTCGGTTTCATCCTCGCCGACATGCAGTTCCTGCAGCGCGCCTATCCCGGCGCGACCTGGTAG
- the paaB gene encoding 1,2-phenylacetyl-CoA epoxidase subunit PaaB, with translation MSSEWPLWEVFIRGQHGLNHRHVGSLHAPDAELAIKNARDVYTRRNEGVSIWVVKSVDITASSPSDKGPLFEPSNSKVYRHPTFFEIPEEVGHM, from the coding sequence ATGTCCAGCGAATGGCCCTTGTGGGAAGTGTTCATCCGTGGCCAGCACGGCCTCAACCATCGCCATGTGGGCAGCCTGCACGCGCCCGACGCGGAGCTGGCCATCAAGAATGCGCGGGACGTCTATACCCGCCGCAACGAGGGCGTCTCCATCTGGGTGGTGAAATCGGTAGACATCACCGCCTCCAGCCCCTCGGACAAGGGGCCGCTGTTCGAGCCGTCCAACTCCAAGGTCTACCGCCACCCGACCTTCTTTGAGATTCCCGAAGAAGTGGGGCACATGTGA
- the paaA gene encoding 1,2-phenylacetyl-CoA epoxidase subunit PaaA: protein MYAQLVKSEGMKSAAELSPQERAFQERIDRGEKIEPKEWMPEGYRKTLIRQVGQHAHSEIVGQLPEGNWITRAPTLERKAILLAKVQDEAGHGLYLYCAAETLGVSRDQLLAKLHDGSMKYSSIFNYPTLNWADIGAVGWLVDGAAIMNQVQLQKTSYGPYARAMIRICKEESFHQRQGYDIMMKMAQGTAEQKAMAQDALDRFWYPALMMFGPSDKDSVHSAQSMAWKIKINTNDELRQKFVDQTVPQAEYLGLKIPDPNLKWNEEKKGYDFSEPDWSEFFEVIAGNGPCNKERLGARVKAWEDGAWFRDGLLAHAEKTESRRAAARVAAE, encoded by the coding sequence ATGTACGCACAGCTCGTGAAGTCCGAGGGCATGAAGTCCGCCGCCGAGCTTTCGCCGCAGGAGCGCGCCTTCCAGGAGCGCATCGACCGGGGCGAGAAGATCGAGCCGAAGGAGTGGATGCCGGAGGGCTACCGCAAGACGCTGATCCGCCAGGTCGGCCAGCACGCCCATTCCGAGATCGTCGGCCAATTGCCCGAGGGCAACTGGATCACCCGCGCCCCCACGCTGGAGCGCAAGGCCATCCTGCTCGCCAAGGTGCAGGACGAGGCCGGCCACGGTCTCTACCTCTATTGCGCCGCCGAGACCTTGGGCGTCAGCCGCGACCAGCTGCTTGCCAAGCTGCACGACGGCAGCATGAAGTATTCGTCCATCTTCAACTATCCCACCCTCAACTGGGCCGACATCGGCGCGGTGGGCTGGCTGGTGGATGGCGCGGCCATCATGAACCAGGTGCAGCTGCAGAAGACCTCCTACGGCCCCTACGCCCGCGCGATGATCCGCATCTGCAAGGAGGAGAGCTTCCACCAGCGGCAGGGCTACGACATCATGATGAAGATGGCGCAGGGCACCGCCGAGCAGAAGGCCATGGCGCAAGATGCGCTCGACCGCTTCTGGTATCCCGCCCTCATGATGTTCGGTCCCTCCGACAAGGATTCGGTGCATTCCGCCCAGTCCATGGCATGGAAGATCAAGATCAACACCAATGACGAGCTTCGTCAGAAGTTCGTGGACCAGACCGTGCCGCAGGCGGAATATCTCGGCCTCAAGATCCCAGATCCGAACCTGAAGTGGAACGAGGAGAAGAAGGGCTACGACTTCTCCGAGCCGGACTGGTCCGAATTCTTCGAGGTGATCGCCGGCAACGGCCCCTGCAACAAGGAGCGGCTGGGCGCCCGCGTGAAGGCCTGGGAAGACGGCGCATGGTTCCGCGACGGCCTCCTCGCCCACGCCGAAAAGACCGAGTCACGCCGCGCCGCCGCCCGGGTGGCCGCGGAATAG
- the paaX gene encoding phenylacetic acid degradation operon negative regulatory protein PaaX has translation MSRRALDLILDHVRAEPSRTWSIIVTIYGDAIVPRGGSVWLGTLLAFFRGLDVADGVVRTAMSRLAADGWLMRTRVGRNSFYRLAEKGSDTFARATEHIYRHRPPEWHGHFDMLLIETGAREGARAALEAAGFGMPLPGVFVAPAGTGVPEEAASALRLDVSGSAEEQRALAARAWPLEQTAEAYRHFIATFEPLAAELQAGAGLTDLEAMVARVLLIHDYRRIVLRDPILPPAILPQDWPGLAARAVCADIYGRLVDGSERWLNENAVGEDGAPLPADPKISNRFKA, from the coding sequence ATGTCGCGCCGCGCCCTCGACCTCATCCTCGATCATGTCCGCGCCGAACCCTCGCGCACCTGGTCCATCATCGTCACCATCTATGGCGACGCCATCGTGCCGCGCGGCGGCTCGGTGTGGCTCGGCACGCTGCTCGCCTTCTTCCGCGGGCTCGATGTGGCCGACGGGGTGGTGCGCACCGCCATGTCGCGGCTCGCGGCGGACGGCTGGCTGATGCGCACCCGGGTGGGCCGCAACAGCTTCTACCGCCTCGCCGAAAAGGGCAGCGACACCTTCGCCCGCGCCACCGAGCACATCTACCGCCACCGCCCGCCCGAGTGGCATGGGCATTTCGACATGCTGCTCATCGAGACCGGCGCCCGCGAGGGGGCGCGCGCGGCGCTGGAGGCGGCCGGCTTCGGCATGCCGCTGCCCGGCGTCTTCGTGGCGCCGGCCGGCACCGGTGTTCCGGAGGAGGCGGCCTCCGCATTGCGGCTCGATGTCTCCGGCAGCGCGGAGGAACAGCGCGCGCTCGCCGCCCGCGCGTGGCCGCTTGAGCAGACAGCCGAGGCCTATCGCCATTTCATCGCGACCTTCGAGCCGCTGGCGGCGGAACTTCAGGCCGGCGCCGGGTTGACCGACCTGGAGGCGATGGTCGCGCGCGTGCTGCTCATCCACGATTACCGGCGCATTGTGCTGCGCGATCCCATCCTGCCGCCCGCCATCCTGCCGCAGGACTGGCCCGGTCTTGCCGCCCGTGCGGTATGCGCCGACATCTATGGCCGGCTGGTGGATGGCTCCGAGCGCTGGCTCAATGAGAACGCCGTGGGCGAGGACGGCGCGCCGCTGCCTGCGGATCCAAAAATCTCCAACCGTTTCAAGGCATAA